The genomic DNA GTCGCGGACACTGTTACCAACGCGGGGGCGATTGCCGTCATCGTAGGCTACGCACTGATGCCGACCGTGAGAATGGCGACGATCGTCGATCAGGTACGCCGCGCGAGGCAATGGATACATGACCACATCGCGAGCTACGGCGGCGATCCTGATCAACTGACGGTAAGTGGCCATTCCGCTGGCGCTCATCTCGCGACGATGCTTTTCGGCGGGGACGGCCGGCCATCAGGCATCAAAGGCGCGCTGCTGCTGGGGGGTATTTACGATCTAAGGCCGTCGCAGGAGTCGTTTCTCGCTGCTGAGATCGCGATCACCGACGACGAGGTCGAGCGGTTCTCCCCGATAAATCATCGCTTCGATCCTTCAGTGCGCGTCGAGCTATCCGTTGGAGCTGATGAAACGCCGCCGTTCCACAACCAGGCCGCCACGCTTGCGGAGCGTTTCGAACGGCAAGGGCTTGCCGTCTCGCGCACGAGCCTTGCAGCGGCAAATCACATGAGCAGCGTCCGCGACCTTGGCTTGGCTGGCACACCGGCCGCTGCATTGTTGGCTCGTCTGTTGACCGTGTGAAAGGCCACAAAGGCCGGCTCGCCCAATTCAGCTCTTCAAGTCCGAACTCACGTGACGCCAAACATATCCGGTGTACTGCGGGCAACACTCACATCTTGAGAGGTCAGACGAATCGGCTGCCAGGCATTGTACCGGCGAGATCAACTCTGCTTGGCGCATCCTTGCGGCCGGCTGCCGTCAGCGGCAGCCGAATTTCAATGATGGTGCCGCCCTCGGGTTCGGAACGGGCCAATGCATCGCCGCCGTGAGCCCGGGCGATCCCACGAACGACGGAGAGGCCCAACCCGGTGCTTTTCCGCAAGCGGTACCGACTCCTTTCTGGCCGCATAAGGCTTCTGGCTTTACGGCTGGCGATTTCCTAGCGCCTCTCAATCACTGCCCCATAAACCTATCAGCATCTTAAGGAATCGCTCTGCCGCAGGCGACAAGGTGCCGCCGCGACGGCGAACCACGCCGATCGTGCGTGATATCTCGGGATTGCGGATTGGGCGGGTGATCAGAAACGGATGGTCTTCTCCCGGGGTTGCCATTCGTGGCAGAACGGAAATCCCGAGGCCTGCCTCCACCAACCCAAGGGAGGTGGACAGATGGGTTACCTCGTAGAACCAGCGAAGCTTGATGTTCGATTTTGCCAGCGCCGCGTCGAGCAGCGTTCTGTTGCCGCTTGATCGATGAACCGTGATCAGATGATAGGGCTCTAGTTCCGCCCAGCCGACCGATGGTTTGGCAGCCAGAGGGTGATCCTTGCGCGCTGCAAGCACAAATGGGTCTTCCGCGAGCCGATCAAAGGTCAGGTCCGGATCCGAGGTGCCCATGATGTTTATGCCGAACTCCACCTCACCGCGCGCCACGGCTTGAAGACCGTCGGTCGCCGGCAAGTCGAGGATGCGAAAGCGGATGTTCGGGTACTCCTCATTGAACTGCCGGATGGCGGTCGGCAGGAAGTAGAATGCCGCAGTGGGGAGGCACGCGATCGTCACCAATCCACCTCGGTTGGTTCCAACGTCACGAACAGCAAACAGAGAGCCGTCAAACTCCTCCAGCATGCGTCGCACGAGCGGCACGAGTTCTGTACCGAGAGCCGTCGCGGATACGTGCCGGGTTGTCCGTTCCAAAATGGGTGCTCCGATAGCCTGCTCCAGTTTTTGAATGCGGCGGCTCAACGCGGGCTGTGACAGATGCAGAGCTTCGGCCGCGCGATGAAAGCTCTCCAACTCTACGACGCTCAGGAAGGCTCGAAGGTCAAGGATCTCGCAATTAATGCTCATGTTGCATCAATCCTCCGATTCTTAGCATTTCACAAAATAAATGTGTTTTCCAATAATTGGATCAAAGAGCGCCGATTGATACGGCGATGACATAATTCTGATGCAAGCACAAGCGATGAATGACCTGTTGGCGATCCCTTGCGTTCTGATGAGAGGCGGCACCTCAAAAGGTCCGTTCTTCCTGGCAAACGATCTTCCTGCGGACGCCATCGAGCGGGACAAGATCCTCCTGTCCGTTATGGGCTCGGGTCATCCGTTGCAGATAGACGGCATCGGTGGCGGCAATCCGGTCACGAGCAAGGTGGCCATCGTCGGGCCTGCCAGCATTCCAGGCGCCGACGTGGATTATCTGTTTGCCCAGGTGCGGGTCGACCAGCAGATTGTCGACACCTCCCCGAACTGCGGCAACATGCTGGCTGCGGTCGGCCCGTTTGCCATTGAAGCTGGACTTGTCCCGGTTCGTGGAGAAACGACGCTCGTCCGGATCCATAACGTCAACACCAGCAAGCTGATCGAGGCCGAAGTTCCCACTCCAAACGGCAGCGTCTCCTATCTCGGTGAAGCTGCCATTGACGGCGTGCCCGGCCGTGGAGCGCCGATCGCATTGACCTTCGTGGACGCGGCGGGAGCTCGTACCGGACGGCTTTTTCCCACCGGCAAGCCGGTAGACTTGATCGATGGTGTGGCTGTCACCTGCATCGACTGCGCAATGCCGATGATGTTGATCGAGGCAGACTCGGTCGGCGCAACCGGCTTCGAATCCGCGGCTGAACTCAATGCTGATAGGGAATTGCTGGGACGGCTGGAGAAGCTTCGCATCGCTGCCGGCGAACGGATGGGCCTTGGGGATGTAAGCAATCAGGTAACGCCGAAGCCGGTGCTGATTTCCCGGCCAAAGTCGGGAGGCGACATCAGCGTGCGGTATTTCATGCCGCATCAATGTCACCCGTCGCTCGCAACCACGGGCGCCGTGGGGATCGCCACGGCCTGTATCAGCCAGGATACTGTTGCTTCGCTTCTGATCGGCAGGCGGATCCCTCCAGTCGTGCTTTCCATAGAGCACCCAAGCGGCCACCTGGACGTCAAGCTGTATGAAAGGGACGGCAAAGTCGTCGCCGGAATCCTTCGCACCGCCCGCCGGCTGTTCGAAGGACATGTATTTGCAAAACCTGTCCCGCAACTGGGTTGCGCGGCATAATAACCGTGGCCGCCAGGAGGGCGCCACCAACAGGAGGAGAATATCATGCGCAAGCTCATGCTCGCCCTCGCGGCAACCGTCGTGTTTGCCGGTTCCGCATTCGCGGATCCGGTCCGCATCAGCGTCGGCTCTTACAATCTCAACAATCTTCCCTTTCCGGTCGCCCAGGGGCTTGGCCTTTATGAAAAGGAAGGCCTGGAGGTGACCGTCGAGAACTTCGCATCGGGCGGGTCGAAGACGCTTCAGGCCCTTGTCGCCGGCTCGACGGATATCGCCGTAGGCTTCTACGACCATACGATCCAGATGCAGGCGCAAAAGAAGGCTGTCGTGGCGTTCGTGCAGCTCGCCCGCAATTCCGGGCTCGTGTTGGCTGGCGGCAAGAACAGCACTTTCGACCCGGCAAAACCGGAAACGATCAAAGGCGCAAAAATTGGGATCACCTCGCCAGGCTCGTCTTCCGATTTCTTCGTCCGCTATTACCTGCAGCGCAACGGCTTGTCCGCGAACGACGTCTCGCTGATCGGCGTGGGCTCCGGGTCTGCCGCCGTCGCGGCCCTTGAACAGGGCAAGGTCGACCTCCTCGTCAACTACGACCCGGCGGCAACCTTTATAGCGGCCAAGGGCGTCGGCAAGATCCTGATCGACGGTCGCAGCGACGAGGGAGCCAAGGCGATCTATGGCGGGATTTACCCAACCTCCGTCCTCTATGCCACACAGAGCTATATCGAGAAAAATCCGGAGACCGTCCAGAAGGTCACGAATGCGACGGTCAAGGCGCTCGAGTGGATGAACAGTCACTCCGCGGAAGAGATCGTCGACAAGCTGCCGAAGGAGTTCATCTCCGGCGATCGTGAAACCTACGTCAAGGCGGTAGAGAACGCGAAGGCGATCTTTTCGAAGGACGGGCGCATAAATGAGGAAGATATCAAGACTCCGCTCGCAGTCCTAAAGAGTTTCAATGAAAAAGTCGCTGCGGCTGAGATCGACCTCAAGAGAACCTACACGAACGAGTTCGTCGACAAAGTCCCGAACGTCGCCGCCAACTGACAGGAGGAGGTCATGGCATTGGCCGTAGTGAAAACCGTATCCCCGACGAACAGTCCGCATCATGCGAAGCCGATGGTTTCCATCGACAAGGTCACCATGTCCTTTGGCGCCTATGTGGCCGTGCAGAATGTGAACTTGGCTGTCGCCGATGGCGAGTTTCTTGCGATCGTTGGGCCGACCGGCTGCGGCAAGAGCACGATTCTTAACGCGATTGCCGGGCTGCTGAAGCCCTCGAGCGGTACTGTCGCGATTGAGGGTCAGCCGGTACGCGGGATCCAAAACGATATCGGCTATCTGTTCCAGCAGGATGCACTGCTTCCTTGGAAGACTGCGCTCGAGAATGTCGAACTTGGCCCCATGTTCAAGGGCACAGGCGCTGCCGAACGACGCGAGCAGTCGATGAAGTGGCTGGCGAAGGTTGGTCTGAAGGGCTTCGAGCATCGCTACCCGCATCAGCTTTCCGGCGGACAGCGCAAGCGCGTGCAGATGGCACAGGCACTGATTACCGGCCCCAAGGTCATCCTGATGGACGAGCCTTTCTCGGCACTCGACATCCATACCCGCCACCTGATGCAGAATGAGCTGTTGCGGCTTTGGCAGGAGCAACGGCGCGCCGTGGTGATGATCACGCACGACCTTGAGGAGGCGATCGCTCTCGGGGATCGGGTCGTGGTGCTTGCCGCCGGACCGCGCTCGCACGTGATCGACAGCTTCCCCGTCGATCTCCGACGCCCCCGCGATGTCGCTGAAATCAAGCTCGATCCACGCTTCATGGATCTTTATCGCAACATCTGGTCATCGCTGCGCAGCGAAGTGGAGAAAAGCTATGAACGCCACGACTGAACGCCTCATCCAAGTCGTACTGCTGGTGGCAATTGTCGGCGGCTGGCAGCTCGGTGTCGCGGCGGGCATCATCGACGTCTTCTTTTTCCCGGCTCCGGTCGACATCCTCAAGCAGGTGGCGTCCTGGGTAGTGGACGCCAGCTTCTATAAGCATGTGGCCATCACCCTGACGGAAACCGTGCTCGGCTACCTGGTCGGGACGGCACTCGGCGTGGCAGCAGGCGTCTGGCTCGGCCTCAGTCGTTCGGCCGCGCGCATTCTGGATCCTTTCATCAAAGGCTTGAACGCGATCCCTCGCGTCGTGCTTGCGCCGATATTCGTACTCTGGCTCGGCCTCGGTCTCTGGTCCAAGGTGGCGCTCGCCGTCACGCTGGTGTTCTTCGTCACTTTCTTCAACGCCATGCAGGGCGTTCGTGAAGTGAACCCGGTTGTGCTGTCGAACACGCGCATTCTCGGAGCCAAGCGGTCGGACCTGCTTCGTCACGTCTACTTCCCGGCGGCGGCAAGCTGGATTCTGTCCTCATTGCGCACTTCGGTCGGTTTTGCCGTCGTCGGGGCGATTATCGGCGAGTATCTCGGCTCCTCCGCCGGGCTTGGCTATCTGATCGCTCAGGCGGAAGGCAATTTCGATGCGGTCGGTGTCTTCGCAGGGATCCTGATCCTCGCGATCTTCGTCCTGATTATCGACAGCATCCTGGACGTCGCCGAGAAGCATCTCATCAAGTGGCGACCGAGCGCTTCCGAACGGCCTGCGTGAGGATCTTTAGCGGCAACCGAGAAGCTTGTTCACAAGCGCTCTCCCTCCCAGCCAAGGAGGGAGAGCGCAGGCATTCTGCGCACTCTCTGGGTCCGAAACTGGGAACGATGGTGGAACGCAAGAAAGGCCGCCTGCTCCACGCCGGGCAATTGGGATGCACTTGGCCGGAGCGGATCTGCGACGCGAAGGTGCCTGGAACCCGCGAACCGTCCTGGTCCGCTCACTTCAGCCGACACCGAAC from Mesorhizobium sp. M1E.F.Ca.ET.045.02.1.1 includes the following:
- a CDS encoding ABC transporter substrate-binding protein codes for the protein MRKLMLALAATVVFAGSAFADPVRISVGSYNLNNLPFPVAQGLGLYEKEGLEVTVENFASGGSKTLQALVAGSTDIAVGFYDHTIQMQAQKKAVVAFVQLARNSGLVLAGGKNSTFDPAKPETIKGAKIGITSPGSSSDFFVRYYLQRNGLSANDVSLIGVGSGSAAVAALEQGKVDLLVNYDPAATFIAAKGVGKILIDGRSDEGAKAIYGGIYPTSVLYATQSYIEKNPETVQKVTNATVKALEWMNSHSAEEIVDKLPKEFISGDRETYVKAVENAKAIFSKDGRINEEDIKTPLAVLKSFNEKVAAAEIDLKRTYTNEFVDKVPNVAAN
- a CDS encoding ABC transporter ATP-binding protein, which gives rise to MALAVVKTVSPTNSPHHAKPMVSIDKVTMSFGAYVAVQNVNLAVADGEFLAIVGPTGCGKSTILNAIAGLLKPSSGTVAIEGQPVRGIQNDIGYLFQQDALLPWKTALENVELGPMFKGTGAAERREQSMKWLAKVGLKGFEHRYPHQLSGGQRKRVQMAQALITGPKVILMDEPFSALDIHTRHLMQNELLRLWQEQRRAVVMITHDLEEAIALGDRVVVLAAGPRSHVIDSFPVDLRRPRDVAEIKLDPRFMDLYRNIWSSLRSEVEKSYERHD
- a CDS encoding 4-oxalomesaconate tautomerase, which gives rise to MNDLLAIPCVLMRGGTSKGPFFLANDLPADAIERDKILLSVMGSGHPLQIDGIGGGNPVTSKVAIVGPASIPGADVDYLFAQVRVDQQIVDTSPNCGNMLAAVGPFAIEAGLVPVRGETTLVRIHNVNTSKLIEAEVPTPNGSVSYLGEAAIDGVPGRGAPIALTFVDAAGARTGRLFPTGKPVDLIDGVAVTCIDCAMPMMLIEADSVGATGFESAAELNADRELLGRLEKLRIAAGERMGLGDVSNQVTPKPVLISRPKSGGDISVRYFMPHQCHPSLATTGAVGIATACISQDTVASLLIGRRIPPVVLSIEHPSGHLDVKLYERDGKVVAGILRTARRLFEGHVFAKPVPQLGCAA
- a CDS encoding LysR family transcriptional regulator gives rise to the protein MSINCEILDLRAFLSVVELESFHRAAEALHLSQPALSRRIQKLEQAIGAPILERTTRHVSATALGTELVPLVRRMLEEFDGSLFAVRDVGTNRGGLVTIACLPTAAFYFLPTAIRQFNEEYPNIRFRILDLPATDGLQAVARGEVEFGINIMGTSDPDLTFDRLAEDPFVLAARKDHPLAAKPSVGWAELEPYHLITVHRSSGNRTLLDAALAKSNIKLRWFYEVTHLSTSLGLVEAGLGISVLPRMATPGEDHPFLITRPIRNPEISRTIGVVRRRGGTLSPAAERFLKMLIGLWGSD
- a CDS encoding ATP-binding protein, translated to MRPERSRYRLRKSTGLGLSVVRGIARAHGGDALARSEPEGGTIIEIRLPLTAAGRKDAPSRVDLAGTMPGSRFV
- a CDS encoding ABC transporter permease, coding for MNATTERLIQVVLLVAIVGGWQLGVAAGIIDVFFFPAPVDILKQVASWVVDASFYKHVAITLTETVLGYLVGTALGVAAGVWLGLSRSAARILDPFIKGLNAIPRVVLAPIFVLWLGLGLWSKVALAVTLVFFVTFFNAMQGVREVNPVVLSNTRILGAKRSDLLRHVYFPAAASWILSSLRTSVGFAVVGAIIGEYLGSSAGLGYLIAQAEGNFDAVGVFAGILILAIFVLIIDSILDVAEKHLIKWRPSASERPA
- a CDS encoding alpha/beta hydrolase, with amino-acid sequence MAKDPFRIRDHVPEFDDIVAEIVRRSAETRAKVPMAADLAYGPDPRETVDLFFPQGKRDRLPVHIFIHGGYWRMFSKRDYSYVADTVTNAGAIAVIVGYALMPTVRMATIVDQVRRARQWIHDHIASYGGDPDQLTVSGHSAGAHLATMLFGGDGRPSGIKGALLLGGIYDLRPSQESFLAAEIAITDDEVERFSPINHRFDPSVRVELSVGADETPPFHNQAATLAERFERQGLAVSRTSLAAANHMSSVRDLGLAGTPAAALLARLLTV